The following proteins are encoded in a genomic region of Paralichthys olivaceus isolate ysfri-2021 chromosome 23, ASM2471397v2, whole genome shotgun sequence:
- the ndufa12 gene encoding NADH dehydrogenase [ubiquinone] 1 alpha subcomplex subunit 12 has protein sequence MAEYVNVVRRALGQLGGHGGVRGFLVQLFRANDVKTGALIGVDKYGNKYYEDNKNYFFGRHRWVIYTTEMNGKNTMWEVDGSMVPAEWHRWLHCMTDDPPTTHPPEPKKFLAEIHQFNVSGSAQQYVPYSTTRKKVEEWVPPKAGAQ, from the exons ATGGCGGAGTATGTGAACGTTGTCCGAAGGGCTTTGGGACAATTAGGAGGTCACGGGGGAGTCCGGGGTTTTCTCGTGCAGCTCTTCAG AGCGAATGACGTGAAGACAGGAGCCCTGATCGGTGTCGATAAATATGGAAACAAATACTACGAGGACAATAAGAACTATTTCTTCG GACGACATCGCTGGGTGATCTACACCACAGAGATGAACGGAAAGAACACCATGTGGGAGGTGGATGGCAGCATGGTCCCTGCTGAATG GCATCGCTGGCTGCACTGTATGACAGAcgacccccccaccacacacccACCCGAGCCCAAGAAGTTCCTGGCTGAGATCCACCAGTTCAACGTGAGCGGCAGCGCGCAGCAGTACGTTCCGTACTCCACCACCCGCAAGAAGGTCGAGGAGTGGGTTCCGCCCAAAGCTGGAGCccagtga